DNA sequence from the Amycolatopsis sp. Hca4 genome:
GCTTCATCGCGGCGGGGGAGGGGTGGGCCCGTTCCCGGCTCATCGCCTCGTCCGCGAGGGCGCGCGGAACGTCGTGGTAGAAGCCGACGTACGGGTCGGTGTGGCCGGTGAGGCCGCCGTCGCGGGCCGACCGGGCGCGCACCGCTTCGCCGCAGCCGGTGTTCCGGCCCCAGTCGTCCGGGGACTCGCCGGGCGCCGGGATCATGGCCGCCACCAGGACCAGCCGGTCCGCCGCGAGCCGGTCGGCGACCAGGGGTGCGGTGAAGCCGCCGAAGGAGTGGCCGACCACGACCACGTCCGTCCGGTGGCCGGCGGCGGCGACCACCGCGTCGGCGTAGCCGGTGAGCGTGGCCGTGTCGTCGCCGGCGGGCAGGTCCGGGGCCACCACCTCGTGGCCGTGGGCCTCCAGCTCGGCGGCGACCCGGTGCCAGGACCAGCCGCCGTCGCCGGCGCCGTGGATCAGGACGTAGGTGCTCATGGGTGCTTCCTTTCGTCGGTGGGTCGGGGATTCCGGCGGCGCAGGGCGGGGCCGAGCGCCCGCCGGGCGGCGAACAGGGCGATCCCGCCGAGGGCGCACGTGACGCCGAGGACGGTCGCGCCGCCCAGTGCGAACAGCGCGGTCCCGGCGAGCGGGCCGAGGACCGCGCCGACGCTCCAGGTGGTCGAGGCCAGGCCCAGGTAGCCGCCGCGCAGCCCGGCCGGGGCGAGACCGGCGAACGTGTCGCCGAAGCGGACGGCGATCCCGATCTGGCCGAGCGTCCACACCAGGACCGAACCGGCGAAGGCGGTCGTGCCGTGGCTCACCGCACCCAGGGCGGCGCCGAGCCCGGCCAGGAGCATCGAGACGGCCGACACCGCGGTGCCGTTGCGGCCCGCGAGCAGCCGGACCGCCGGCGGCTGGAGGGCCACGACGGCGATCCCGTTGAGCGCCAGCACGCCGCCGTAGGCCGCGGGGCCGA
Encoded proteins:
- a CDS encoding alpha/beta fold hydrolase, which produces MSTYVLIHGAGDGGWSWHRVAAELEAHGHEVVAPDLPAGDDTATLTGYADAVVAAAGHRTDVVVVGHSFGGFTAPLVADRLAADRLVLVAAMIPAPGESPDDWGRNTGCGEAVRARSARDGGLTGHTDPYVGFYHDVPRALADEAMSRERAHPSPAAMKQPWPLDAWPDVPTRFVLGREDRCFPPEFLRKLAAERLGVVPDELTAGHCVALSRPAELAGLLESYR